From the genome of Pseudomonas sp. TMP9, one region includes:
- the rnt gene encoding ribonuclease T, protein MSEDMYDDEPGSNGHSGPRHPMAARFRGYLPVVVDVETGGFNCATDALLEIAATTIGMDEGGFLYPEHTQFFRVEPFVGANIEQAALDFTGIKLDHPLRMAVSEEHALTEIFRSLRKSLKANSCKRAILVGHNSSFDLGFLNAAVARTGIKRNPFHPFSSFDTATLAGLAYGQTVLAKACQAADIDFDGKEAHSARYDTEKTAELYCGIVNRWKEMGGWMDFDD, encoded by the coding sequence GTGAGCGAGGACATGTACGACGATGAGCCCGGCAGCAACGGCCACTCAGGCCCACGCCACCCGATGGCAGCCCGCTTTCGAGGCTATTTACCGGTAGTTGTGGACGTAGAAACGGGGGGCTTCAACTGCGCCACCGATGCGCTGCTGGAGATTGCCGCCACCACCATTGGCATGGACGAAGGGGGCTTCCTTTACCCTGAGCACACCCAGTTTTTCCGGGTTGAGCCGTTTGTTGGTGCAAATATTGAGCAGGCGGCGCTGGACTTCACCGGCATCAAGCTCGACCACCCCTTGCGCATGGCGGTCAGTGAAGAACATGCCCTGACGGAAATCTTCCGCAGCTTGCGTAAATCACTGAAAGCCAACAGCTGCAAGCGCGCCATTCTGGTTGGGCATAACAGCAGTTTTGATTTGGGCTTTTTGAATGCCGCTGTGGCGCGGACCGGCATCAAGCGCAACCCGTTCCATCCGTTTTCCAGCTTCGACACCGCCACTCTGGCCGGCTTAGCCTACGGGCAAACCGTTCTGGCTAAAGCCTGCCAAGCTGCGGATATCGATTTTGATGGCAAAGAAGCGCATTCAGCGCGTTACGACACTGAAAAGACTGCTGAGCTTTACTGCGGCATCGTTAACCGCTGGAAAGAGATGGGCGGTTGGATGGATTTCGACGACTGA
- a CDS encoding OmpA family protein — MRPYPLVVLCLLVSQPVLAISFQTRLEKIEWQVEGDQFECRLSQDITDFGSGVFVRRAGERVTFSLKARERWLGAGNATLLAAAAPWQPGRGDINLGSVNVVPAEVLFNSSQEQGTRLLTGLLEGRSPVVRHRAAMGGDAVEVRLLPAKFKKAYQDYLGCTAKLLPVNFDQVRKSLVGFPGGGVALEPLAQAKLDIILSFLKADPSVNRIQLDGHADNSGNRLTNRDLSRRRALAVMEYLKANGIPAEQITLRFHGERYPLVPNNQETNRAKNRRVNILLDRVPEAAVPPTPAAATADPAATS, encoded by the coding sequence GTGCGACCCTATCCACTTGTGGTGCTGTGCCTGCTGGTCAGCCAGCCAGTTTTAGCTATCAGCTTCCAGACGCGTCTGGAGAAAATAGAGTGGCAGGTCGAAGGCGATCAGTTTGAGTGCCGTTTGTCGCAAGACATCACGGATTTTGGTTCTGGGGTATTTGTGCGCCGAGCGGGCGAGCGGGTGACATTTAGCTTGAAAGCCCGCGAGCGCTGGCTGGGTGCGGGCAACGCAACGTTATTGGCCGCCGCCGCCCCTTGGCAGCCAGGGCGCGGTGATATCAACCTCGGTTCGGTCAACGTGGTACCGGCTGAGGTGCTGTTCAACAGCTCTCAGGAGCAGGGCACGCGCCTGCTCACCGGTTTACTCGAAGGCCGCAGCCCTGTGGTGCGTCACCGCGCGGCGATGGGCGGTGATGCAGTTGAAGTGCGCCTGCTGCCCGCCAAATTCAAAAAGGCCTACCAAGACTACTTAGGTTGTACGGCCAAGCTGTTGCCGGTGAATTTCGATCAGGTGCGCAAAAGCTTGGTGGGATTTCCGGGTGGTGGTGTCGCGCTTGAACCATTGGCCCAAGCCAAATTGGACATCATCTTAAGTTTTCTTAAGGCCGACCCTAGCGTCAACCGTATCCAGTTGGACGGTCATGCTGACAACAGCGGTAATCGTCTGACTAACCGGGATCTGTCGCGCCGCCGAGCGCTGGCAGTGATGGAATACCTCAAGGCTAACGGCATTCCAGCCGAGCAAATCACCCTGCGTTTTCATGGGGAGCGTTATCCGCTGGTGCCGAATAACCAAGAAACTAATCGGGCAAAAAATCGCCGGGTGAACATCCTCCTCGACCGGGTGCCTGAAGCCGCAGTGCCGCCCACGCCAGCCGCCGCCACGGCGGACCCAGCCGCAACGTCCTAG
- a CDS encoding argininosuccinate synthase encodes MADVNKVVLAYSGGLDTSVILKWLQDTYNCEVVTFTADLGQGEEVEPARAKAQAMGVKEIYIDDLREEFVRDFVYPMFRANTVYEGEYLLGTSIARPLIAKRLIEIANETGADAISHGATGKGNDQVRFELGAYALKPGVKVIAPWREWDLLSREKLMDYAEKHAIPIERHGKKKSPYSMDANLLHISYEGGVLEDTWTEHEEDMWKWTVSPEAAPDTATYIELTYRAGDIVAIDGKDMSPATVLAELNRIGGLNGIGRLDIVENRFVGMKSRGCYETPGGTIMLKGHRAIESITLDREVAHLKDELMPKYASLIYNGFWWSPERLMLQQMIDASQANVNGVVRMKLYKGNVIITGRKSDDSLFDATIATFEEDGGAYNQADAGGFIKLNALRMRIAAGKGRKML; translated from the coding sequence ATGGCCGACGTAAACAAGGTAGTTCTGGCATATTCCGGTGGCCTGGACACTTCGGTGATTCTTAAGTGGCTGCAAGACACCTATAACTGTGAAGTAGTGACCTTCACCGCCGACCTTGGCCAAGGCGAGGAAGTTGAGCCAGCACGCGCTAAGGCTCAGGCCATGGGCGTTAAGGAAATCTACATCGATGACCTGCGTGAAGAATTTGTCCGCGATTTCGTCTACCCGATGTTCCGCGCCAACACCGTCTACGAAGGCGAATACCTGCTGGGCACCTCCATTGCTCGCCCGCTGATTGCCAAGCGCTTGATTGAGATCGCTAACGAAACCGGCGCCGACGCCATCTCCCACGGCGCGACCGGCAAAGGCAACGACCAAGTGCGTTTCGAGCTGGGTGCCTATGCCCTCAAACCTGGTGTAAAAGTGATTGCGCCTTGGCGCGAATGGGATTTGCTCTCTCGCGAGAAGTTGATGGACTACGCCGAAAAGCACGCCATCCCGATCGAGCGTCACGGTAAGAAAAAATCGCCGTATTCCATGGATGCCAACCTGCTGCACATCTCCTATGAAGGCGGTGTGCTGGAAGACACTTGGACTGAGCACGAAGAAGACATGTGGAAGTGGACTGTCTCGCCTGAAGCGGCGCCGGACACTGCGACCTATATCGAGCTGACTTACCGCGCCGGTGACATTGTCGCCATCGACGGTAAAGACATGAGTCCAGCCACCGTGTTGGCTGAGCTGAACCGCATCGGCGGCCTCAACGGCATCGGCCGTCTGGACATCGTTGAGAACCGCTTTGTCGGTATGAAGTCCCGTGGCTGCTACGAGACGCCGGGCGGCACCATCATGCTCAAAGGCCACCGCGCTATTGAGTCGATCACCTTGGACCGCGAAGTCGCTCACCTGAAAGACGAGCTGATGCCCAAATATGCCAGCCTGATTTACAACGGTTTCTGGTGGAGCCCAGAGCGTCTGATGCTGCAACAGATGATCGACGCCTCCCAAGCCAACGTGAACGGTGTGGTGCGTATGAAACTGTACAAGGGCAATGTGATCATCACCGGTCGTAAGTCCGATGATTCGCTGTTCGACGCCACAATCGCGACCTTTGAAGAAGACGGCGGCGCCTACAACCAGGCTGACGCGGGTGGTTTTATCAAGCTCAACGCTCTGCGCATGCGCATTGCGGCGGGTAAAGGGCGCAAGATGCTCTGA
- the pyrC gene encoding dihydroorotase produces the protein MTDRLTLLRPDDWHIHLRDGGLLPHTVADVARTFGRAIIMPNLLPPVRNTVDAEAYRQRILAARPAGSQFEPLMTLFLTDRTSAEDIRLARACGFVHAAKLYPAGATTNSDFGVSSIDKLFGVFEVMAEVGLPLLLHGEVTRSEIDVFDREKAFIDEHLTRIVTRFPTLKVVLEHITTGDAVQFVEAASSTVGATITAHHLLYNRNHMLVGGIRPHLYCLPVLKRNSHQDALLDAATSGNPKFFLGTDSAPHAKHAKEAACGCAGCYTAYAAIELYAEAFELRTALDKLEAFASLNGPDFYGLPRNTDSITLIREDWTAPASLPLGEHTVTPLRAGETLRWRLLENQA, from the coding sequence ATGACTGACCGTCTTACCCTGCTGCGTCCTGACGACTGGCACATCCACCTGCGCGATGGCGGCTTACTGCCCCATACCGTCGCCGATGTAGCCCGCACCTTTGGCCGCGCCATCATCATGCCCAACCTGCTGCCACCGGTGCGCAATACAGTGGACGCCGAAGCTTATCGGCAACGAATTCTCGCCGCCCGCCCAGCCGGCAGCCAGTTTGAGCCCTTGATGACGTTGTTCCTCACCGACCGTACCAGCGCCGAGGATATTCGCCTGGCTCGAGCCTGTGGCTTTGTGCATGCCGCCAAGCTGTATCCGGCCGGTGCCACTACCAATTCGGATTTTGGCGTGTCCAGCATCGACAAGCTATTTGGGGTGTTCGAGGTGATGGCCGAAGTTGGTCTGCCACTGTTGCTGCACGGTGAAGTCACGCGTAGCGAAATCGACGTATTCGACCGAGAAAAAGCCTTTATCGATGAGCACTTAACGCGCATCGTCACACGCTTCCCAACGCTCAAAGTGGTGTTAGAACACATCACCACCGGCGATGCGGTGCAGTTTGTCGAAGCGGCCTCCAGTACCGTAGGCGCCACCATCACCGCCCACCACCTGCTCTACAATCGCAATCACATGCTGGTTGGCGGCATTCGTCCCCATCTGTATTGCTTGCCGGTGCTCAAGCGTAACAGCCATCAAGACGCCTTGTTGGACGCGGCCACCAGCGGCAATCCAAAGTTTTTCCTCGGCACCGACTCGGCACCGCATGCAAAGCATGCCAAAGAAGCCGCCTGCGGCTGCGCCGGTTGCTACACCGCTTACGCCGCCATTGAGCTGTATGCCGAAGCCTTTGAACTGCGCACTGCGCTGGACAAACTAGAAGCCTTCGCCAGCCTTAACGGGCCAGACTTCTATGGTTTGCCGCGTAACACAGACAGCATCACCCTGATCCGTGAAGACTGGACCGCACCCGCCAGCTTACCCCTCGGTGAGCACACCGTTACCCCGCTGCGCGCCGGTGAAACCCTGCGCTGGCGCCTGCTGGAGAATCAAGCGTGA